The DNA sequence AAATATCGAGAAACACATTAAGGAGGAAGCGTTATGGGTACACCTTATTATTTTGCATAGCGAAGGCTGTTGCAAATAAAAAAGTATAAGTAACAGCCTTTGCAACTTCTAAAAACGAAAAAGGAGATGCAAAATGAGCTGTTTAAGAAAAAGTGAATATAGAATAGAGCCAACAGAGTCTTATCGGATTCTCCGGAATTGTTCCGGATGTGGCGAGAAACGAAGTTATGTAAACACCGGAAATTTTCGAGTGAATGCCAATGGAAGGCGAATTGACGTATGGTTGATTTATCAATGTGAAAAATGTAAGCATACATACAATCTTACTATCATGGAACGTGTGAGACCGGAGGAAATTCCGGAGGAAACGTATAAAAAATTTCTGGCAAATGACAAGGAACTTGCCTTTCAATATGGATTAGATCATATGCTGATGAATCGAAACAGGGCAGAAATTGAAAGAGACAAGATTACATATCATATTTGTAGAGAAGAAGATTGCGGTGACGAAATAGAGTCTTTATCAGGAGAGTGTGTTGTAGTTTCAAATCCTTATGAAGTAAAAGTACGGGCAGATAAATTACTTGCAGAGATTTTTGAGGTGTCAAGAAGTAAAGTACGTCAGATGGAAAAGGAAGGGGAAGTAAGTCAATTGCCGAAGTATGTTGGAAAAGAAATGGAAGTACAGTGTCAAAAAATAAATTGACATAATTATCTTGTGGATATATAATCCCATCTTTGACACTTGGAAAAGAATAAGACAGTCACAACCCTACTATTTTCAAGGGTTGCGGCTGTTTTTTTGTTCGTAGCGATATGTGCTATTTTTTGATTATGCTATTTAATCTGTTTTGTTTGTTTTATGATGGTTCGCATGAAAGCTTTTGAGAGGAATTCAAAGTCTGTCCTAAATCCGAATGCATTGTGTAAAGCATCGGTAAGTTTTGTGCGTTTATACGATGGTATATATCCACCGTCTTTTGACAACAGTGTCACATTCATATTTCTTAAGGTTTCCAATATCTGGCTGCAGGTGAAGTCTGATTCAAGTTTTTTCTCAAGCAGACGATAGAGAAGCAGGCTGATATAACATGTCATAAAATGAGCCTTGATACGGTCATCTCTTCTAACGTACACAGGCCGTGCTTCGAATTCCGTCTTCATAATACGGAAGTTTTCTTCAATCTCCCAGCGTTGTTTGTTGATCTTTATAATCTCATTGATATCTCCTTCAAGATTTGTGATAACAGCATAGAAGCCATCATATAGCTCTTCTTTTCGAATCAAATCTTCATCAAGCCCATAGACCTGATTTTCAGCAATCTCGCCATCAGTAGTGACTAATGTCTTTTTGACAAAGCGCATAGGGTCGTTTTGATTTTTTCCTTTTCGCTTTGAACCCGGAGAGGCAATAAGCTTTTCGGCACGTTCAATCTGACGGGCACGTACTTTTCTCTGATATGCCTTATATTTAGGAGAGTAGGTGACAATGAGGGTCTCATCCATGTCTCCTGTAACAACGGGAACTTCCTTGTAATAGATAGAGTTGAAGACCTCTTCGTCTGTTTCATCCAAAGTGCGAAGATCAACAAATGAAGTTGTTCCTGTTTTTCGGAACTGTGTTGGATTCATGGCAATATCACGATCCTCTTTTTTCATTTTTTTCAAAGAGTGTGTGATGATGTATGAACGATTTCCAATGCTGTTAAAACGTCGGTTGTCTGCACTGCCGAGACCCGCATCGGAACAAAAGATAAAATCGCTGCAGTTAAAATCCTGAAGAATCTTTTTCTCTAATGGTTTTAATGTTGTCTGCTCATTCTGATTTCCAGGAAAAATGTCAAAGGCTAAAGGAATGCCATCTGCATCCATAAACAAGCCCATAGTAACAATCGGGTTTGGACGGTTTTCTTTGCTTTTTCCATACTTTTTGATGCTGTCTTCTTCTTCAATTTCAAAGTAGTAATTCGTGCAGTCATAATAGAGGATACGTTGATTTCTTGGATGTATGAAGTTAGAGTTCTTGTAGAGCTCTTCTTGTATGAAATCGGATTCCTGTGCAATAACAGAGAGTGCGCGATACAGATTTTGAAGAGAATATTTTGGTGGTTCCAGGAGAGATTGGCAGTAAGAATAGCTGCTCAGTTTACTGGATGGGGAAAGAATTCTGGCATAAATCAAATCTGTAAGGATGGCATGAAAATCATAGTTGAATTTATGGCGGGTACGAATGTTTCTGCAGATGTTATCCAGTCTTAATTCGCTACAGAGCTGCTGTAAAAACAGATATCCGACATTAAAAAATCTATCTTCCTCCAATGGAATGCGTGAAAGAGGTGAAAAAGAAACGGACACTTTCTCTTTTCTCTGATTAAAAAGATTTGTTTCTTTTTCGGCTTCCTTTTTAGCCCATGCCATCATTTCTTTTTCGTCTCCAGAAAACTGTTCTAAAAGATCGTTGTATTTTCCGAGTTTCTTATAGATGCGGGAAGAAGTCTTTCCATTATCTTTGCGGTAAGATTGTTTGATATAAACATCTTTGTTATTTTTGCTGCCAGTAATACATATATACATAAGAATTATCCTCCGATATGTCTTTTCTTATATTATACCACAAAGAGTACAAAAGAGCACGTATAAAATCATAAAATTTGACAAAAAAATAAGCCCAGAATGGCTTAAATAAAGGATTTGTATTAAAATGTAAAAAAATCAAGTGTCAAAGACCCGTGTCAAAAAATAAATTGACATAATTATCTTGTGGATATATAATAGCATCATTGTTGGGAATGAGGTTCTCCCTTAGTGATAACACTAAAACCGCTTATTAAGCTGATGACTTCTGCGAATTATTACGCAGAAATTATCGGCTTTTTTTCATATAATTAACAGGAGGAATTTATTATGTTATTAAGTATTTCATTAATTTTGCTTGTAGGTATGTTGGCAGGATGGCTTTGTACGAAACTGAAACTTCCAAGTTTACTAGGAATGATAGTTACAGGTATTCTTTTGGGACCGTATATGATGAATTGTATTGATAGTTCTATATTGAATATCTCATCCGAATTAAGAAAAATTGCATTGGTAATTATACTGATAAGAGCTGGGCTTACTTTGAATATCGATGATCTTAAAAAGGTTGGAAGGTCTGCTATTATGATGTGTTTTGTTCCGGCAGTCTTTGAAATATTGGGTATGGTTATACTTGCACCTAGGCTATTAGGAATTTCTCTTCTTGAAGCGGCGATTATGGGAACAGTAATAGCTGCGGTATCTCCGGCAGTAATTGTTCCTAAGATGATTAAAATTATAGACGAAGGGTACGGAGTAGAAAAGGGGATTCCGCAGTTGATTCTGGCAGGGGCATCAGGAGATGATGTGTTTGTTGTTGTATTATTTACAGCATTTACAGGACTTGCGCAAGGAGACAACATTTCTGCTATGAGCTTTGTAAATATTCCAATATCCATTTTATTAGGAATCGTGGTTGGAATCATAGTAGGATTTGTATTGGCGAAATTTTTTGAAAAGGTACATATTAGAGATACGGCAAAAGTTCTTATTATTCTTAGTATATCATTTATTTTGGTTACTATAGAAGCTTGTATAAATTTTGCAATCACATTTTCTGCACTGATAGCAATTATGTTTATTGGGATAGCCATGCAAAAACATAGAAATATTGTGGCACAGCGTTTGTCTTTGAAATTTAATAAATTGTGGGTAGGGGCAGAGATACTCTTGTTTGTGCTGGTAGGTGCTACCGTAAATCTTAATTATGTAGCGGTAGCAGGAATGTCAGCTGTTATTTTAATATTTGGAGTCTTAGTCTTTAGAATGATTGGGGTTTTTATATGTTTGTTAGGAACAAAATTGAACCGGTCAGAAAAAATATTTTGTATGTTGAGTTATACCCCAAAAGCCACTGTGCAGGCGGCGATAGGAGGTGTGCCACTTGCAATGGGACTAAGCTGTGGAAACATAGTCCTTGCAGTAGCAGTTCTGGCTATTTTGATTACAGCGCCACTTGGTGCATTTTTCATTGATTTAACTTATAAAAAATTGCTAGTATGTGTTGATAAGAGCAAGTAATAGTTGTATTATATTTTTTTTTAGTTTATAATGTCCATATCCCCCGGTGGGGGATATGGACATTATGTTTTATACTATGAAGGAGATAAAAGAGTGGAAGAAATCGTAACGAAAAAGAAACAAAAACAAGCAGTGTTTTTTGCAATTTTAGCGGCGGCGTTGTATGCTATTAATGCTCCAATTTCGAAGCTTTTGTTGAATAATGTGTCTTCTGCCATGATGGCAGCATTTCTATATCTCGGAGCAGGAATCGGGGTATTTATCGTTCAAATTGTACAAAAAAAGAGAAATAAAGAGAAAAGCGAAAAGTCTTTGACTAGAAAAGAACTGCCCTATACGATTGGAATGGTGGTATTAGATATTGCAGCACCCTTATTTCTCATGGCAGGGCTTACAATGACTACCTCCGCCAATGCTTCGTTACTTAATAATTTTGAAATTGTAGCAACGTCTGTGATTGCTTTGATAATCTTTCATGAGAAGGTATCCAAACGGTTGTGGATTGCCATTGGGCTAGTGACTTTGGCGAGTTTGATTTTGTCTTTTGAGGATGTTAGTAGTCTGTCTTTTTCTATGGGCTCTGTTCTGGTATTATTAGCATGTATTTGCTGGGGATTTGAAAATAACTGCACTAGAATGTTGTCGCAGAAAAATCCGATTGAGATAGTGATTATTAAGGGATTTTGTTCTGGGACAGGTTCATTGGTAATTGCATTGATAGTTGGGGAAAAGTTCCCGGATTGGATTTATATTGCAGGAGTACTTGTGCTCGGATTTTTTGCATATGGCTTAAGTATCTTTTTCTATATTTATGCACAAAGATATTTAGGAGCAGCAAAAACCAGTGCTTACTATGCGGTTTCACCTTTTATAGGTGTAGCTGTTTCCTTTGTGATGTTTAGAGAAGCACCTACGGTATGGTTCGTAGTGGCATTAGTGATTATGGTGGGTGGTACTTATTTTGCTTCTACGGATGATTGTACTTTATAGGTTTGTTCTTGCAATTTAGTGTTGGTCTGTTTATAATAAAATCAAGATAGTTTCTTCTGGACTGTTGGTCAGTTTGGAGGGAATATGAAGAAAGCATTTCAGGAGTTAGACTTAAGTAATTCATTTTTATTTCAGCAGCATTAGAAGATGAAGAGACTTGCCAGCTGGTATTGGAAATTATTTTAGGGGGTAAAATACCAAAGGTAAAAGTACATGCAGAGCATAGTATTCTTGTAAATTCTGAATTTAAAAGCGTTCGGCTAGATATTTATGCCAGTGATGAAATGCAGGTGAATTACAATTTAGAAGCTCAGAATGAAAACGAAGGAAATCTGGCAAAACGGAGTCGTTTTTATCAAGCGGAAATGGATGTTTCATCGTTAAAACCAGGGGAAGATTACCATAATTTAAAGCCAAGTTATGTAATTTTTATCTGTACGTTTGACCCTTTTGGACAAGAATTATATCGTTACACTTTCGAGGAACGATGTTTGGAACGGGATATTGCCCTTGGAGATGGAACAAAGAAAATTTTTTTGAGTACCAAGGGGAAAAACGAGAATGAAGTACCAAAGGAACTAGTACATTCGAATCCATTATTCGTTTACATGGAAAAGTAATGGAGTTAAAGAAGTGGCGGAAACTGGAGGCGAGATATATGACAGTGGAAGAATGGGCGAATATCAGAGCAAACAAGGAAAGAAGAGAGAGAAGAGCAGAAGATATCCTTGTGATATTGTCTGAGTTGGGACATATTCCGGTAGAGGTAGAGACAAGAATCTT is a window from the Roseburia sp. 499 genome containing:
- a CDS encoding IS1634 family transposase, which codes for MYICITGSKNNKDVYIKQSYRKDNGKTSSRIYKKLGKYNDLLEQFSGDEKEMMAWAKKEAEKETNLFNQRKEKVSVSFSPLSRIPLEEDRFFNVGYLFLQQLCSELRLDNICRNIRTRHKFNYDFHAILTDLIYARILSPSSKLSSYSYCQSLLEPPKYSLQNLYRALSVIAQESDFIQEELYKNSNFIHPRNQRILYYDCTNYYFEIEEEDSIKKYGKSKENRPNPIVTMGLFMDADGIPLAFDIFPGNQNEQTTLKPLEKKILQDFNCSDFIFCSDAGLGSADNRRFNSIGNRSYIITHSLKKMKKEDRDIAMNPTQFRKTGTTSFVDLRTLDETDEEVFNSIYYKEVPVVTGDMDETLIVTYSPKYKAYQRKVRARQIERAEKLIASPGSKRKGKNQNDPMRFVKKTLVTTDGEIAENQVYGLDEDLIRKEELYDGFYAVITNLEGDINEIIKINKQRWEIEENFRIMKTEFEARPVYVRRDDRIKAHFMTCYISLLLYRLLEKKLESDFTCSQILETLRNMNVTLLSKDGGYIPSYKRTKLTDALHNAFGFRTDFEFLSKAFMRTIIKQTKQIK
- a CDS encoding cation:proton antiporter; translated protein: MLLSISLILLVGMLAGWLCTKLKLPSLLGMIVTGILLGPYMMNCIDSSILNISSELRKIALVIILIRAGLTLNIDDLKKVGRSAIMMCFVPAVFEILGMVILAPRLLGISLLEAAIMGTVIAAVSPAVIVPKMIKIIDEGYGVEKGIPQLILAGASGDDVFVVVLFTAFTGLAQGDNISAMSFVNIPISILLGIVVGIIVGFVLAKFFEKVHIRDTAKVLIILSISFILVTIEACINFAITFSALIAIMFIGIAMQKHRNIVAQRLSLKFNKLWVGAEILLFVLVGATVNLNYVAVAGMSAVILIFGVLVFRMIGVFICLLGTKLNRSEKIFCMLSYTPKATVQAAIGGVPLAMGLSCGNIVLAVAVLAILITAPLGAFFIDLTYKKLLVCVDKSK
- a CDS encoding DUF1062 domain-containing protein, which translates into the protein MSCLRKSEYRIEPTESYRILRNCSGCGEKRSYVNTGNFRVNANGRRIDVWLIYQCEKCKHTYNLTIMERVRPEEIPEETYKKFLANDKELAFQYGLDHMLMNRNRAEIERDKITYHICREEDCGDEIESLSGECVVVSNPYEVKVRADKLLAEIFEVSRSKVRQMEKEGEVSQLPKYVGKEMEVQCQKIN
- a CDS encoding DMT family transporter — protein: MEEIVTKKKQKQAVFFAILAAALYAINAPISKLLLNNVSSAMMAAFLYLGAGIGVFIVQIVQKKRNKEKSEKSLTRKELPYTIGMVVLDIAAPLFLMAGLTMTTSANASLLNNFEIVATSVIALIIFHEKVSKRLWIAIGLVTLASLILSFEDVSSLSFSMGSVLVLLACICWGFENNCTRMLSQKNPIEIVIIKGFCSGTGSLVIALIVGEKFPDWIYIAGVLVLGFFAYGLSIFFYIYAQRYLGAAKTSAYYAVSPFIGVAVSFVMFREAPTVWFVVALVIMVGGTYFASTDDCTL
- a CDS encoding Rpn family recombination-promoting nuclease/putative transposase, yielding MSAALEDEETCQLVLEIILGGKIPKVKVHAEHSILVNSEFKSVRLDIYASDEMQVNYNLEAQNENEGNLAKRSRFYQAEMDVSSLKPGEDYHNLKPSYVIFICTFDPFGQELYRYTFEERCLERDIALGDGTKKIFLSTKGKNENEVPKELVHSNPLFVYMEK